From a region of the Betta splendens chromosome 5, fBetSpl5.4, whole genome shotgun sequence genome:
- the fancd2 gene encoding LOW QUALITY PROTEIN: Fanconi anemia group D2 protein (The sequence of the model RefSeq protein was modified relative to this genomic sequence to represent the inferred CDS: inserted 1 base in 1 codon) — MMRKKRRSSVDKGAAAAIATKAKKSRSTGRQPKDDAAELTKQGVFAVFLRDAGVTLQQGGTSNEIAVDQVVFQKRIQQQLLKNPTYPGIVQEFMTGLETHIEDPERFRNCLLPCVPHLPDAETSSFHESVLRMLLGIEMLQTFIINILLEKLPEFMLDGTADGGLSIPHIIINQLKWLDRIVDSKELSAKLMELVSVAPVEVQRDIITSLPEILEDSQHNDIAGELNTLLQENTQLTVPILDALSSLNISSSLLTEVRGGVMSRLAACNLEDLPVVVKFILHSVSAPDAYEVVCNLRKKLELEQCVLPPVLQASQSRRKTKGAALATSTPAAGSSQDSINLTLDGIKSAVRFQKIISEAWLKAIESVDDVEDHKVIDLLVLLILHATNANQSRRGAERVLKVKVRTGLIQDTLLQRTFRDYSQVMRGYFPSILALAQTLLRSPDXCVFPFGGHMYRHSFVVFDSYCQQEVVGSLVTHVCSGVGGEVDMALELLCGLVTEKPSEMALYAIFVKGILDYMDNLTPQQIRRLFHLLSMLAFGQQQQGAHIQDDMHIVIRKQLSSTVAKYKRIGIIGAVMIVGSMGALRAGKESQNGSLPPETLRQVTALMELVKSSSESSPESAALYYDELANLILNSTLDSQVQEYIGKSVLDDFQDDFVVDLGPEITGSFPFPARVMYNLDEEESQGGIAINLLPLLTKELQNKGEQHGQSKTHRRVSPLCLSPFFRLLRLCEEKQHQGDLEEIDALLGCPLILTDMDVIEKIESLSKFEREFLCTLLFHTINWFREVINGFCRQKEAEMKMKVMTRLQNITYLQTVLERALTASPGYVPPVANFDGESTEGVVLNLNAANKSKKDVTGKKRKAPCKSTSEGGSQVDETNGADETQQEQSEKEKEKESRQGVNLGSYRQFFRELDMEVLSVLQCGLQSRSLLDSELQVQAEVLLGPAELVFLLEDMLRKLEFSLTASPAKRAPFLRQGRMSKGVGFSHLQQRSSKDVVSCCVQLLPALCSHLENCHNHFQMLLSENNGVVDGPATDVQEHQLMSLSYQLLLQVLNTTFSWSGFSQPGQRSLLKKALGVLAGRLKEGGAEMALEQLIKHSFEYLVNFRSTVPSLSTALCLSQLLSTVSGKGGNPATYREQTASLAKRFLGQSWVTASGERERGNKFNEALHALLSIYLEHVDDVLKAVEEIAGEGISELLNTSKDESSSSWPTLSRHTILVFYKVMMAELEKTVKKIPAGKMSDSPEAQSEKLLTWNLAVRDFHILVNLVKVFDSRHVLNVCLKYGRLFLESFLKLGMPLLDYSFKRHKEDVQNLLKTFQLSTRQLHHMCGYSKLHQDTSLTNHVPALKKSLELFVYRVKAMLMLNNCQEAFWMGNLKNRNLKGEEILSQRSEGSDDDDDEEEQHSPQLQEQSEDEDQESGSESKDVTGRQADVHQDDSSEDSE, encoded by the exons ATTGTACAGGAATTCATGACTGGATTAGAGACTCATATTGAGGATCCTGAGAGATTTAGGAACTGCCTCCTCCCATGTGTTCCACATCTGCCTGATGCAGAGACCAG CTCATTCCATGAAAGTGTACTACGTATGCTGTTGGGAATTGAGATGCTGCAG acttttattattaacattctGCTTGAGAAGCTCCCTGAATTTATGTTGGATGG TACTGCAGATGGCGGACTCAGTATTCCACACATAATTATTAACCAGCTCAAATGGCTTGACCGCATTGTGGACAGCAAG GAGTTGTCAGCAAAACTCATGGAGCTGGTGTCAGTAGCACCAGTGGAGGTTCAGCGTGACATCATCACCAGTTTACCAGAGATACTGGAAGACTCCCAGCACAACGACATAGCCGGCGAGCTGAA CACTTTACTCCAGGAGAACACTCAGCTGACTGTCCCCATACTGGATGCCCTCTCTAGTCTGAATATCAGTTCCTCATTACTAACTGAG GTTCGTGGAGGGGTTATGTCCAGGTTGGCTGCATGTAACCTGGAGGACTTACCTGTGGTCGTCAAGTTCATCCTTCACTCTGTCTCAGCCCCTGATGCATATGAG GTGGTGTGTAATCTGCGTAAAAAGCTGGAACTGGAGCAGTGTGTTCTTCCCCCGGTGTTACAGGCTTCTCAGAGCCGCAGGAAAACCAAAGGCGCAGCACT GGCCACTTCTACAccagcagctggcagcagccAGGACAGCATCAACTTGACACTGGATGGCATCAAGTCAGCAGTGCGATTCCAAAAGATAATTTCAGAGGCTTGGCTGAAG gcAATAGAGTCTGTGGATGACGTAGAGGACCATAAG GTGATAGATTTACTAGTCCTGTTAATCCTACATGCTACAAATGCCAACCAAAGTCGACGAGGAGCAGAGAGGGTGCTGAAGGTTAAAGTGAGGACTGGACTGATCCAGGACACTCTGCTCCAGAGGACCTTCAGAGACTATTCCCAG GTCATGCGTGGGTATTTTCCCTCCATCTTGGCTCTGGCTCAGACTTTGCTGCGCTCCCCAG CCTGCGTGTTTCCGTTTGGAGGACACATGTACCGACACTCATTTGTTGTATTTGATTCTTACTGCCAACAG GAGGTGGTGGGCTCTTTAGTGACCCATGTGTGCAGTGGGGTGGGCGGGGAGGTGGACAtggcgctggagctgctgtgtggcCTAGTTACAGAAAAGCCTTCAGAAATGGCTCTGTATGCTATTTTTGTCAAG GGAATCCTCGACTATATGGACAACCTTACGCCCCAGCAGATCCGCAGACTCTTCCATCTGCTCAGCATGCTGGCAtttgggcagcagcagcaaggcgCTCACATCCAG GATGACATGCACATTGTGATCCGCAAACAGCTGTCCAGCACCGTGGCCAAGTACAAACGAATCGGCATCATTGGTGCTGTTATGATTGTAGGCAGCATGGGAGCCTTAAG GGCTGGGAAAGAGTCACAGAATGGATCATTGCCACCGGAGACCTTAAGACAG GTGACAGCCCTGATGGAGCTGGTGAAGTCGAGCAGTGAAAGCTCACCTGAGTCTGCAGCTCTGTACTATGACGAACTGGCCAATCTGATCCTGAACTCCACCCTGGACTCACAGGTTCAG GAATATATTGGAAAAAGTGTCCTAGATGACTTTCAGGATGACTTTGTGGTCGATCTGGGTCCAGAAATAACTGG ctCCTTTCCTTTTCCGGCCCGTGTGATGTACAacctggatgaggaggagagtcAGGGTGGCATTGCCATCAACCTGCTGCCTCTGTTGACCAAAGAACTCCAAAACAAAGGAGAGCAACACGGTCAAAGTAAGACTCACAG GCGTGTGTCTCCTCTCTGCCTGTCACCATTTTTTCGCCTGTTGAGATTATGTGAGGAGAAACAACACCAGGGAGATCTAGAGGAGATTGATGCCCTGCTGG GTTGCCCTCTGATCCTGACAGACATGGACGTAATAGAGAAGATTGAGAGCCTCTCTAAATTCGAGAGGGAGTTCCTCTGTACTTTGCTCTTTCACACCATCAACTGGTTCAGAGAG GTCATAAATGGATTCTGTAGACAAAAAGAAGCcgagatgaagatgaaggtcaTGACTCGTCTACAGAACATAACCTACCTCCAGACAGTGTTGGAGAGGGCTTTGACAG cATCTCCTGGATATGTTCCACCTGTTGCTAACTTTGATGGAGAAAGCACAGAAGGAGTTGTACTTAACTTAAATGCTGCGAATAAGTCAAAGAAAG ATGTCAcagggaagaagaggaaagcaCCTTGTAAGAGCACGTCAGAGGGCGGCTCGCAGGTGGACGAGACGAATGGAGCCGATGAAACGCAGCAG GAGCAgtcagagaaggagaaagagaaggagtcGAGGCAAGGGGTCAATCTGGGGTCGTACAGACAGTTCTTCAGAGAGCTCGACATGGAGGTGCTTAGTGTGCTGCAGTGTGGACTGCAATCTCGCTCACTGCTGGACTCTGAGCTCCAG GTGCAAGCggaggttctgctgggtcctgcTGAACTGGTTTTCCTGCTGGAGGATATGCTTCGCAAACTGGAATTTAGTCTCACAGCTTCCCCTGCCAAGAGAGCTCCGTTCCTCAGG CAGGGAAGGATGTCAAAGGGCGTTGGGTTCTCTCATCTGCAACAAAGGAGCTCTAAGGATGTTGTTTCCTGCTGTGTACAGCTGCTGCCGGCCCTCTGCTCACACCTAGAAAACTGCCACAACCATTTCCAG aTGCTGCTGTCTGAAAACAACGGCGTTGTGGATGGACCTGCCACCGATGTGCAGGAGCATCAGCTGATGTCATTGAGCTatcagctgcttctgcaggtTCTAAACACCACCTTCAGCTG gtcTGGATTCAGTCAGCCAGGTCAGCGAAGTTTACTGAAGAAAGCTCTGGGAGTTTTGGCTGGACGACTCaaagaaggaggagctgagatGGCCCTGGAGCAACTTATTAA ACACAGCTTTGAGTACCTCGTAAACTTCCGCAGCACAGTGCCGAGTCTCAGCACAGCTCTGTGTCTCTCCCAACTTTTGTCCACTGTGTCAGGAAAAGGAGGGAACCCTGCTACCTACAGGGAGCAGACCG CGTCCCTAGCAAAACGTTTCCTGGGCCAAAGCTGGGTGACCGCCagtggagagagggagcgaggaaaCAAATTCAACGAAGCCCTTCATGCTCTCCTAAG CATTTACCTGGAGCATGTTGATGATGTGCTTAAGGCAGTGGAAGAAATAGCTGGAGAGGGAATTTCTGAGCTGCTCAATACTTCAAAAGATGAAAGCTCTTCGTCATGGCCCACTCTCAGCAG gcaCACTATCCTGGTGTTTTATAAAGTTATGATGGCTGAACTGGAAAAAACTGTCAAAAAGATTCCTGCTGGCAAAATGAGTGACAGCCCTGAG GCTCAGAGTGAGAAGCTGCTGACGTGGAACCTGGCTGTCAGAGATTTTCACATTCTGGTCAACCTAGTGAAG GTGTTTGATTCTAGACACGTGCTTAATGTGTGTCTAAAG TATGGTCGCCTTTTCTTGGAGTCTTTCCTGAAGTTGGGGATGCCACTATTGGACTACAGCTTTAAAAGACACAAG GAGGATGTGCAGAATCTACTGAAGACCTTCCAACTTAGCACCAGGCAGCTACATCACATGTGTGGTTATTCAAAG CTTCATCAGGATACAAGTCTGACCAACCACGTACCAGCTCTAAAGAAGAGCCTCGAGCTATTTGTATACAGAGTGAAGGCCATGTTGATGCTCAACAACTGTCAGGAAGCATTTTGGATGGGGAACCTGAAGAACCGCAACCTAAAG GGTGAAGAGATTCTGTCTCAGAGGTCAGAAGGAagtgacgacgatgatgatgaggaggagcaacATTCACCACAGCTTCAGGAACAATCAGAAGATGAG GACCAGGAGAGTGGCTCTGAAAGTAAAGACGTTACAGGAAGACAGGCAGATGTGCATCAAGACGACAGCTCAGAGGACTCAGAGTAA